Proteins from a single region of Vairimorpha necatrix chromosome 6, complete sequence:
- a CDS encoding putative SP-containing protein encodes MLFFVYIEVVINTFHLFNVHNSPSNIAILVLENYTLPEIYSIQLCTTDDKTYPLNRCENFNDEIGFNNIDDYDLGKELRFSYNKQQNVFFYNKYIPASCKSGNIIINDERSIIAEFNSVNLDIKNQISSTVKIFEVNVFEEHVESINPIIIANDIIEDQHEDINPDEIVYVEQTHSESSSLESKFEEETKKIEPDYESTELFEDDTNSVNTTETNENTETNDDTLETVEDEKKTSKMNIIKKSALVSTGISVGAGAVYFLYKNRDIFS; translated from the coding sequence atgttattttttgtttatattgaGGTGGTTATTAATacatttcatttatttaatgttCACAATTCCCCCAGCAATATAGCTATACTCGTGTTAGAAAATTACACACTTCCTGAAATTTATTCTATTCAACTTTGTACAACAGATGATAAAACATATCCGTTAAATCGTtgtgaaaattttaatgatgAAATTggttttaataatatcgACGACTATGATCTAGGGAAAGAACTACGATTTAGTTATAACAAACaacaaaatgtttttttctataataaatacataCCGGCATCATGTAAAAGTGggaatattataattaatgaTGAAAGATCGATTATTGCTGAGTTTAATAGTGTAAATCTAGATatcaaaaatcaaatttcttCCACGGTAAAGATATTTGAAGTAAACGTTTTTGAAGAACACGTTGAGAGTATAAATCCAATAATAATAGCGAATGACATTATAGAAGATCAACATGAAGATATAAATCCCGATGAAATAGTTTATGTTGAACAAACTCATTCTGAGAGTTCCTCGCTGGAATCAAAATTTGAAGAAGAAACTAAGAAAATCGAGCCCGATTATGAGAGCACAGAGTTATTTGAGGATGATACAAATTCAGTCAACACAACTGAGACCAATGAAAATACGGAAACTAATGATGATACGTTGGAAACTGTAGAAGACGAGAAAAAAACGTCtaaaatgaatattattaaaaaatcagcATTGGTTAGTACGGGCATTAGCGTTGGAGCGGGTGCtgtctattttttatataaaaacagagatatattttcttaa